One region of Streptomyces davaonensis JCM 4913 genomic DNA includes:
- a CDS encoding DUF1876 domain-containing protein, with protein MSHIAEWTVHLYLVEEEGTTKARVVLDTGSTSLTGSGTAHRNPADTDVPEIGDELAAGRALHDIAGQLVRAATQDIASRETTEPEAVYRPTVGWSI; from the coding sequence ATGTCCCACATCGCGGAATGGACGGTTCACCTCTACCTCGTCGAGGAGGAGGGAACCACCAAGGCCCGGGTCGTCCTGGACACCGGGAGCACGTCGCTCACCGGCAGTGGGACCGCGCACCGCAACCCCGCCGACACGGACGTGCCGGAGATCGGGGACGAGCTGGCGGCCGGCCGTGCCCTGCACGACATCGCGGGGCAGCTGGTGCGCGCCGCCACGCAGGACATCGCGTCCAGGGAGACGACCGAACCCGAGGCGGTGTACCGGCCGACGGTGGGCTGGTCGATCTGA
- a CDS encoding quinone oxidoreductase family protein: MRAVEFQEYGDPEVLKVVTAEVPEPGPGQVTIDAAYVGVNFADVKARAEGYRVDSLPYRPGLEVSGRIRAVGDGVPDLRPGQEVAALVGGGAYAEVVLADHTTVFPLPEGLDLPTAATLPTVVPTVHALLHEVGRLRAGETVLVHGAAGGIGTVAGQLARAAGAGAVYGVASSAGKAEYALKHGYDEVFTADSFPEEVRRATGGRGVDLVLDPVGGETLRRGLDALAVFGRLVSFGNASGAEPWRVGQPELYAEGRSVAGFSILTLAQSAPDALRALAERAFRTVTDGTVRLPVTAEFPLSDAAGAHRLLGGRSSTGKLVLRVAD, from the coding sequence ATGCGCGCAGTCGAGTTCCAGGAGTACGGCGATCCCGAGGTGCTGAAGGTCGTCACGGCCGAGGTCCCCGAGCCGGGGCCGGGGCAGGTGACCATCGACGCCGCGTATGTGGGCGTGAACTTCGCGGACGTCAAGGCCCGCGCGGAGGGGTACCGGGTCGACTCGCTGCCGTACCGGCCGGGCCTTGAGGTCTCCGGGCGGATCCGCGCGGTGGGCGACGGCGTGCCGGACCTGCGCCCGGGGCAGGAGGTCGCGGCCCTCGTCGGCGGCGGCGCGTACGCGGAGGTGGTCCTCGCCGACCACACCACGGTCTTCCCGCTCCCCGAGGGCCTGGACCTGCCCACGGCGGCCACGCTGCCCACCGTCGTGCCGACCGTGCACGCCCTGCTGCACGAGGTGGGGCGGCTGCGCGCCGGGGAGACGGTGCTGGTGCACGGCGCCGCGGGCGGTATCGGCACGGTGGCCGGGCAGCTGGCCCGGGCGGCGGGTGCCGGAGCGGTGTACGGGGTCGCCTCGTCGGCGGGCAAGGCCGAGTACGCCCTCAAACACGGCTACGACGAGGTGTTCACCGCCGACTCCTTCCCCGAGGAGGTCCGGCGCGCGACCGGCGGCCGGGGCGTGGACCTCGTCCTGGACCCGGTGGGCGGCGAGACCCTGCGCCGCGGCCTGGACGCGCTGGCCGTCTTCGGGCGCCTGGTGTCGTTCGGCAACGCGAGCGGGGCCGAGCCGTGGCGCGTCGGGCAGCCCGAACTCTACGCCGAGGGCCGGTCCGTCGCGGGCTTCTCCATCCTGACCCTCGCCCAGTCGGCACCGGACGCCCTGCGGGCGCTCGCCGAGCGGGCCTTCCGTACGGTGACCGACGGCACCGTGCGCCTGCCCGTCACCGCGGAGTTCCCGCTGTCGGACGCGGCCGGGGCGCACCGCCTGCTGGGCGGGCGCTCGTCGACGGGGAAGTTGGTGCTGCGGGTGGCGGACTGA
- a CDS encoding DUF2180 family protein, whose amino-acid sequence MHCYECALEDTATPAIAVCMRCGCAVCLKHAKVAERLVHHDAGLGQTYGPRPARRVTCPTCHDAEAFEVRHAG is encoded by the coding sequence GTGCACTGCTACGAATGCGCGCTGGAGGACACGGCCACGCCCGCGATCGCGGTGTGCATGCGCTGTGGCTGCGCGGTGTGTCTGAAGCATGCCAAGGTCGCCGAACGGCTCGTGCACCACGATGCCGGCCTCGGCCAGACCTACGGACCGCGCCCGGCCCGGCGTGTGACGTGTCCGACCTGCCATGACGCCGAGGCGTTCGAGGTACGCCACGCCGGTTGA
- a CDS encoding ArsR/SmtB family transcription factor, which produces MANQAVGGSHRAAPVHTDPEDVSVQTALSAVADPVRMTLIRELAGSADWTRSCGSFDVPVGKAALSHHFSVLRGAGLVEQRDEGPKRVNRLRREEFEARFPGLLDLVLRGDTAD; this is translated from the coding sequence ATGGCGAACCAGGCGGTCGGCGGCAGTCATCGCGCCGCACCCGTGCACACGGATCCCGAGGACGTCTCGGTCCAGACCGCGCTGTCCGCGGTCGCCGACCCGGTGCGTATGACGCTCATCCGGGAGCTGGCGGGCTCCGCCGACTGGACGCGCAGTTGCGGCAGCTTCGACGTGCCGGTCGGCAAGGCCGCGCTCAGCCACCACTTCTCGGTGCTGCGCGGCGCCGGCCTGGTCGAGCAGCGGGACGAGGGCCCCAAGCGGGTGAACCGGCTGCGGCGGGAGGAGTTCGAGGCGCGCTTTCCCGGCCTGCTCGACCTGGTCCTGCGCGGCGACACCGCCGACTGA
- a CDS encoding NAD(P)-dependent oxidoreductase — MTDKLTVAVLGTGIMGAAMARNIARAGHPVRAWNRTRAKAEPLTADGALVAGSPAEAVRDADVVLTILHDGPAALDVMRQAEPALRPGMAWVQSTTAGLDALPGLADFARDHRLAFYDAPVLGTRQPAEAGQLTVLAAGPAEGREKVTPVFDAVGARTVWTGDDGGAGSATRLKLVANSWVIAATAAAGETLALSGALGVDPQHFFDLIAGGPLDMGYLRAKSGLILEERLSPAQFAVSTAAKDARLIVEAGERGGVRLDVAAAGAARLERAAAQGHGDEDMAAAYFASFDDGKG; from the coding sequence ATGACCGACAAGCTCACCGTCGCGGTGCTGGGCACCGGGATCATGGGGGCCGCGATGGCCCGCAACATCGCCCGCGCCGGACACCCGGTGCGCGCCTGGAACCGCACCCGAGCCAAGGCCGAACCGCTCACCGCCGACGGCGCGCTCGTCGCGGGGAGCCCCGCCGAGGCCGTGCGGGACGCCGATGTCGTACTGACCATCCTGCACGACGGTCCCGCCGCCCTGGACGTCATGCGCCAGGCCGAGCCCGCGCTGCGCCCCGGCATGGCCTGGGTGCAGTCGACCACCGCGGGCCTCGACGCGCTCCCCGGCCTCGCCGACTTCGCCCGCGACCATCGACTCGCCTTCTACGACGCCCCCGTGCTCGGCACCCGGCAGCCCGCCGAGGCCGGTCAGCTCACCGTGCTGGCCGCCGGTCCCGCCGAGGGGCGGGAGAAGGTCACGCCCGTCTTCGACGCCGTCGGCGCCCGCACCGTGTGGACCGGCGACGACGGTGGCGCGGGCAGCGCCACCCGGCTGAAGCTGGTCGCCAACAGCTGGGTCATCGCGGCCACGGCCGCGGCGGGGGAGACCCTCGCCCTCTCCGGCGCCCTCGGCGTCGACCCGCAGCACTTCTTCGACCTCATCGCGGGCGGCCCGCTCGACATGGGCTATCTGCGCGCCAAGTCCGGGCTGATCCTCGAAGAGCGGCTCTCCCCGGCCCAGTTCGCCGTCTCCACCGCCGCCAAGGACGCCCGGCTGATCGTCGAGGCGGGCGAGCGGGGCGGGGTCCGCCTCGACGTCGCCGCCGCGGGCGCCGCCCGGCTGGAGCGGGCCGCCGCCCAGGGCCACGGCGACGAGGACATGGCCGCCGCGTACTTCGCCAGCTTCGACGACGGGAAGGGCTGA
- a CDS encoding MarR family winged helix-turn-helix transcriptional regulator, with amino-acid sequence MAEKVRWLTPEEQHAWRNFIRLQERLGGRLARLLQSESNVSAADFAVLVHLTDVPEGRQRYQDLSRALEWEKSRMSHHIARMVSRGMVVRQECPEDGRGAFVVITDAGRAAIEAAAPLHVEAVRSLFLDHVTPAELRTLAEISERVVSKLDED; translated from the coding sequence ATGGCAGAGAAGGTGCGGTGGCTGACGCCCGAGGAGCAGCACGCCTGGCGGAACTTCATCCGGCTCCAGGAGCGGCTCGGGGGCCGCTTGGCGCGCTTGCTCCAGTCGGAGTCGAACGTGTCGGCGGCCGACTTCGCCGTCCTGGTCCATCTGACGGACGTACCCGAAGGGCGCCAGCGCTACCAGGACCTGAGCCGGGCGCTCGAATGGGAGAAGAGCCGGATGTCCCACCACATCGCCCGGATGGTCTCCCGGGGGATGGTGGTCCGTCAGGAGTGCCCGGAGGACGGGCGCGGGGCCTTCGTGGTCATCACGGACGCGGGCCGCGCGGCGATCGAGGCGGCCGCCCCGCTCCATGTGGAGGCGGTGCGCTCACTGTTCCTCGACCACGTGACCCCCGCGGAGCTCAGGACCCTGGCCGAGATCTCCGAGCGGGTGGTTTCCAAGCTGGACGAGGACTGA